One genomic region from Yamadazyma tenuis chromosome 4, complete sequence encodes:
- a CDS encoding uncharacterized protein (EggNog:ENOG503NVEH; COG:Q): MDHFNRLDEAAKQKYMQQKGAVPEAYVTPVIVGVRTFFAMFKWRYRVCFVLMMGSQMATTLSALPIKKLIEFVSLKAEFPDTKINAGIGYAIGVTLLVFLSAALFNSYFYLTMFTGSQTTAILTKALLNKAFNANSRSRHNYSPAKITSMVGSDCAKIERAISELPRLVTFPAVLAATIAILAVNLGVAVLVAIGMILVLGGVMASFVKLMMKYRLLSLKSTDKRVTLIKEIINSLRVLKYYSWENPYLKAVGAARKEETHYLIMLQTLKNLSLCLALSVVPLASLGCFITVFSIAKGKTTPANIFSSVNVIGSLADIFISVPQSAGAVVDGIVSIRRILGFLSSGDYVQDEHVKFNPDGLPSDTDADQTVIKIESGEFVWEKFPEVKEEQKTDSKKSRKEKKQKKLEMKQQELEKAVKAPEIGYALQNVELNINKGDFIMIVGVVGAGKSSLLQAMAGLMKRTNGNMEVNGQLLLCGTPWVQNATIRDNIVFGQEFDEKRYEQAIYACSLNADLDILPAHDLTEVGEKGVTLSGGQKARLNLARAVYANKDIFLLDDVLSAVDSKVGGSIMEDCFLGMLKTKTKVLATHQLSFLGYADKIVMVHKDGSIDFGTMDELNATSSEFREMLTHRDRDDTSVKEADEEEAEEKEAEEEVLEEEKLGLEVKAIEIQDEWRTDGKLVEDEISKQNSVKLGVYLNLLDLGSGRIPSWVACTFHLMFLALAIFSDFFINVWLSFWTENKFKNRSEGFYIGVYALLSFMSVILLAFVFTIIVRMIIVASRRINVEAIRSILHVPMSFLDATPTGRILNRFTRDTDAIDNDLVDNARLVIYMLAYVIGIFVLNIIYLPWIAIAIPFIMVCCILVGSVYSASSRELKRLESTRRSLVLNNFSESLSGLDVIKAYRSVDRFIDNNDLFLDKTNEASFLVNGVQRWATIQMIGVSVFYVFVITMLCITRTFNISPASSGLVISYLMPIPFMLAMVIRFSAMVENDMTSFERIHEYANELPQEEAYIRNDTAPAPTWPEKGEIVFDNVSMKYREGLPKVLKNVSLRIKPNEKVGICGRTGAGKSTIISTLFRLFPLAEGSINIDGIDISHLGMNNLRSKLSIIPQESLLFEGDIRRNLDPFGESDDDTLWDALRRTGLLEPEEIEKFKGEKDQHKIPKFHLDSVVEIEGSNFSSGEKQLISFARALARGSKILVLDEATSSVDYATDARIQKAIQKEFNFCTILCIAHRLRTIINYDKILVLDKGVAMEYDTPINLFMDRNSIFRQLCDKSKITQADFTH; this comes from the coding sequence ATGGACCACTTTAACAGACTTGATGAGGCTGCTAAACAGAAATACATGCAACAAAAAGGCGCGGTGCCAGAAGCCTACGTCACCCCTGTTATTGTGGGTGTACGAACATTCTTTGCCATGTTCAAATGGCGGTACAGGGTCTGTTTTGTGTTAATGATGGGTAGCCAGATGGCCACCACTCTTTCTGCATTACCTATTAAAAAGTTAATTGAATTCGTGTCTTTGAAGGCAGAATTCCCCGACACAAAAATTAATGCCGGGATAGGATATGCCATCGGTGTCACGTTACTCGTGTTCTTGTCGGCTGCATTATTCAATCTGTACTTCTACTTGACGATGTTTACTGGATCTCAAACCACCGCAATCTTGACAAAAGCCCTTTTGAACAAAGCTTTCAATGCAAACTCCAGGAGTCGTCACAATTACTCACCCGCCAAAATCACATCCATGGTGGGAAGCGATTGTGCCAAGATTGAAAGAGCCATATCGGAGTTGCCTCGTCTTGTGACATTTCCTGCTGTTTTAGCTGCCACGATTGCCATTTTAGCCGTGAATCTTGGGGTGGCTGTGTTGGTGGCCATAGGGATGATCTTGGTGCTAGGAGGGGTCATGGCACTGTTTGTAAAGCTCATGATGAAGTACAGACTTTTGTCCCTTAAAAGCACAGACAAAAGAGTCACTttaatcaaagaaatcataAACAGTTTGAGAGTCCTCAAGTACTATTCTTGGGAAAACCCCTACTTAAAAGCGGTGGGTGCTGCAAGGAAAGAAGAGACTCATTACTTAATTATGCTTCAgaccttgaagaatttaTCTCTATGTTTGGCACTCTCAGTGGTTCCTCTAGCTTCTTTGGGTTGCTTTATCACGGTGTTTTCAATTGCAAAAGGTAAAACCACTCCCGCTAATATTTTTTCATCTGTCAACGTGATTGGGTCTCTTGCTGATATTTTCATCTCTGTACCCCAATCAGCTGGTGCTGTTGTGGATGGGATAGTTTCCATCAGAAGAATACTCGGGTTTTTGAGTTCAGGGGATTATGTTCAAGATGAACATGTAAAATTCAATCCAGATGGGTTACCTCTGGATACTGATGCTGACCAAACTGTTATAAAAATTGAAAGTGGTGAATTCGTCTGGGAAAAATTCCCTGAAGttaaagaagaacaaaaaaCCGACCTGAAGAAGTCCAGAaaggagaagaaacaaaaaaagCTTGAAATGAAACAACAAGAGCTCGAGAAAGCCGTAAAAGCTCCAGAGATCGGCTATGCATTGCAAAATGTCGAGTTAAATATCAACAAAGGTGACTTCATTATGATAGTTGGTGTCGTAGGAGCAGGAAAGTCGTCTCTCCTTCAGGCTATGGCTGGCTTGATGAAACGAACCAACGGTAATATGGAGGTTAATGGTCAGTTATTATTGTGTGGAACTCCTTGGGTGCAAAATGCTACAATCAGAGACAACATCGTTTTCGGACAAgagtttgatgaaaagAGGTACGAACAAGCAATCTATGCCTGTTCATTGAATGCTGACTTGGATATACTACCAGCCCATGACCTTActgaagttggtgaaaaaggGGTCACTTTGTCAGGTGGCCAAAAAGCCAGATTAAACTTGGCTCGTGCTGTGTACGCCAACAAAGatatctttcttcttgatgatgtcTTGTCGGCTGTGGATTCTAAAGTCGGTGGAAGTATCATGGAGGACTGCTTCTTGGGAATGTTGAAAACTAAAACCAAGGTATTGGCTACTCATCAGTTGTCTTTCTTGGGCTATGCCGATAAAATCGTAATGGTACACAAGGATGGTTCTATTGACTTTGGTACGATGGATGAATTGAATGCAACAAGTAGCGAATTTAGAGAAATGTTGACCCATAGGGACAGAGACGACACATCGGTAAAGGAAGCAGACGaggaagaagcagaagagaaagaagcagaagaagaagttttaGAGGAAGAAAAACTTGGGTTGGAAGTCAAAGCGATTGAGATTCAAGATGAATGGAGAACCGATGGAAAGttggttgaagatgaaatcagTAAACAGAATTCAGTTAAATTAGGAGTATATTTaaacttgttggatttggGATCTGGAAGGATCCCTTCTTGGGTTGCGTGTACCTTTCATCTTATGTTTCTTGCTTTGGCAATTTTCTCCGACTTTTTCATTAATGTGTGGTTATCATTCTGGACCGAAAACAAGTTTAAAAACCGATCTGAAGGCTTTTACATTGGTGTTTATGCCTTATTGTCTTTTATGTCTGTTATATTGTTGGCTTTCGTGTTTACTATAATCGTTCGGATGATTATTGTAGCATCTAGAAGAATTAATGTTGAAGCCATCAGATCTATCTTGCATGTACCCATGTCGTTTCTTGATGCTACTCCTACAGGAAGAATTTTGAATCGGTTCACAAGAGATACTGATGCTATTGATAATGACTTAGTCGATAATGCTAGACTTGTGATATACATGCTAGCATATGTCATTggtatttttgttttgaatATCATTTATCTTCCCTGGATTGCTATTGCAATTCCATTCATAATGGTTTGTTGTATCCTTGTGGGGAGTGTCTATCTGGCCTCTTCAAGAGAATTGAAAAGATTGGAATCCACCAGAAGATCTTTAGTCCTCAACAATTTTTCTGAAAGTTTAAGTGGGTTGGATGTCATCAAGGCCTACAGGTCTGTTGATAGATTCATTGACAATAATGATCTTTTTTTGGATAAAACAAATGAAGCATCTTTTTTGGTTAACGGTGTTCAAAGATGGGCAACTATTCAGATGATTGGGGTGAGTGTTTTTTACGTGTTTGTTATTACAATGCTTTGTATAACACGGACATTTAATATCAGCCCTGCTTCTTCaggtttggtgatttcgtATCTCATGCCCATTCCATTTATGTTGGCAATGGTCATCAGATTCCTGGCAATGGTGGAAAATGATATGACTTCATTCGAAAGAATCCATGAATATGCCAATGAATTaccacaagaagaagcataCATTAGAAATGATACTGCTCCAGCTCCCACATGGCCTGAAAAAGGTGAAATAGTTTTTGATAACGTCTCCATGAAGTACAGAGAAGGTTTACCAaaggttttgaagaatGTTTCTCTTCGAATTAAGCCTAACGAGAAAGTGGGTATTTGTGGTAGAACTGGGGCTGGTAAGTCTACTATCATCAGTACTTTATTCAGACTTTTCCCTCTTGCTGAAGGAAGTATAAATATTGATGGCATCGATATCTCCCACTTGGGAATGAATAATCTTCGTTCCAAGTTGTCCATTATTCCTCAGGAATCATTGTTATTTGAAGGTGACATTAGAAGAAACTTGGATCCATTTGGAGAGTCGGATGATGATACTCTTTGGGACGCTCTCAGAAGAACTGGATTGTTAGAACCAGAGGAGATTGAGAAATTCAAAGGGGAAAAAGATCAACACAAGATACCAAAGTTCCATTTAGAtagtgttgttgaaatcgaAGGATCAAACTTCTCTTCTGGTGAAAAACAATTAATATCTTTTGCTAGAGCCTTAGCGAGAGGGTCTaagattttggttttggacGAAGCCACGTCTTCTGTTGATTATGCTACAGATGCCAGAATCCAGAAGGCTATTCAAAAAGAGTTTAACTTTTGTACAATTCTTTGTATTGCTCACAGATTGAGAACCATCATTAATTATGACAAGATATTGGTTCTTGATAAAGGTGTGGCCATGGAGTATGATACTCCAATTAATTTATTCATGGATAGAAATTCCATTTTCAGACAGTTGTGTGATAAATCTAAAATCACCCAAGCAGATTTTACACATTAG
- the plb1_2 gene encoding lysophospholipase (EggNog:ENOG503NUWK; COG:G), producing the protein MNMLVVALLLWCDVICAKSPTGTFAPGLVTCPNTTSLIREGDSLSNSEKSWIDQRKQKTRGALQEYLSKVGLDDSLDLFENSSADVNIAVSMSGGGYRAMLAGAGQLAALDNRTEDANEYGLGGVLQSANYLSSLSGGSWLVGSLVMQDFPTVEEVVLEDPYDVWNLTDTRQLLETSGLWTIAFSVLFDSFTGFVKHLNNYVVSASHKVGIKYDMQRKKDAGFPITITEPWARGLSYQLLQEGEDDYGTSTTFSDLRGMKTFQNYDMPFPLFTAIGRKPNTITYHLNSTVFEFNPFEMGSFDPSVNSFIDIKYLGTNVTNGEPTNGSCVAGFDNAGYVMGTSSSLFNSFLSSLTCPTCNSLNVVLKYFVNRFLDYLSDNQLDIAQYSPNPFKGSQYAGSDSITNNDTLYLMDGGLANETLAISSLLTTHRKIDAVVAMDNGDNWPNGRPLIAAYERQFESQGKSLVVPYVPNEETFLHNNLTAKPTFFGCDASNLTDLIKDDVVPPLVIYIANRPYSFFSNTSLFKLSYTDDEKKGMVRNGFETAARLNGTIDENWPKCVGCALIKREQERQGIEPSDECEECFQEYCWDGKRYEPEGVYYPPVNFTDSGLTNDSFALVGAGEGQTYTSDTEVFGL; encoded by the coding sequence ATGAACATGTTGGTGGTTGCTCTTTTGCTATGGTGCGATGTAATTTGTGCAAAATCTCCTACTGGTACTTTCGCACCAGGGTTGGTGACATGCCCTAATACTACTTCATTAATAAGAGAAGGGGACTCGCTTTCAAACAGTGAGAAGTCATGGattgaccaaagaaaacaaaagacTAGAGGTGCCTTACAAGAGTATTTGCTGAAGGTGGGACTTGATGATAGCTTAGACCTTTTTGAAAACTCATCGGCCGATGTTAATATAGCTGTTTCCATGAGTGGTGGGGGTTACCGTGCCATGCTTGCTGGGGCTGGCCAATTGGCTGCATTAGATAACCGTACGGAAGATGCAAATGAGTACGGCTTGGGAGGAGTGTTACAAAGTGCTAATTATCTCAGTTCGCTTTCTGGAGGATCTTGGTTGGTTGGGTCTTTGGTGATGCAGGATTTCCCCACAGTAGAAgaggtggtgttggaagATCCTTACGATGTTTGGAATTTGACGGACACACGGCAGCTTCTTGAAACTCTGGGGCTTTGGACCATTGCATTTTCGGTGCTTTTCGATAGTTTCACCGGATTTGTCAAGCATTTGAATAACTATGTGGTGAGTGCGTCTCACAAGGTAGGAATCAAATATGACATGCAAAGGAAGAAAGATGCTGGCTTCCCCATCACCATAACCGAACCATGGGCCAGAGGATTGTCTTatcagcttcttcaggaaggtgaagatgattatggcacctccaccactttCTCTGATCTCAGAGGTATGAAGACTTTCCAGAATTATGATATGCCATTCCCCTTGTTCACGGCTATCGGAAGAAAGCCAAACACCATCACATACCACTTGAATTCAACTGTGTTTGAGTTCAATCCGTTTGAGATGGGGTCATTTGATCCTTCTGTCAACAGTTTTATTGAtatcaagtacttgggaACAAACGTCACCAACGGTGAACCAACCAACGGTTCATGTGTGGCGGGATTTGATAATGCCGGTTACGTGATGGGGACCTCATCATCGCTTTTCAACTCATTTTTGAGTTCACTTACTTGTCCTACTTGCAACTCATTGAATGTCGTGCTCAAGTACTTTGTCAACCGGTTTTTGGACTATTTATCCGataatcaacttgatattGCCCAGTATAGTCCCAACCCCTTCAAGGGCTCGCAGTATGCTGGCTCTGATCTGATCACCAATAATGATACCCTATACTTGATGGATGGGGGCTTGGCTAACGAAACATTGGCCATTTCATCATTATTGACCACCCACCGGAAAATCGATGCAGTCGTGGCCATGGACAACGGAGACAACTGGCCCAATGGACGGCCATTAATCGCGGCATACGAACGTCAATTTGAGAGTCAAGGGAAGTCTTTGGTGGTTCCATATGTACCTAATGAGGAAACTTTTCTCCACAATAATTTGACTGCAAAACCAACTTTTTTTGGCTGCGACGCTAGTAACTTGAcagatttgatcaaagatgACGTGGTTCCTCCGCTTGTCATTTATATTGCCAACAGGCCATACagtttcttctccaatacATCATTATTCAAGCTCTCATATACTGATGACGAGAAAAAAGGTATGGTTAGAAATGGATTCGAGACCGCTGCCAGACTCAACGGTACAATCGACGAAAATTGGCCCAAGTGTGTCGGATGTGCCCTTATCAAAAGAGAACAAGAAAGGCAAGGAATAGAACCATCGGATGAGTGTGAGGAATGTTTTCAGGAGTATTGTTGGGATGGTAAAAGATATGAGCCTGAAGGAGTTTATTATCCACCAGTCAACTTCACAGACTCCGGATTGACCAACGACTCGTTTGCTTTAGTAGGAGCTGGGGAGGGTCAGACGTACACGTCCGATACAGAAGTGTTTGGGTTGTAG